The following are from one region of the Salmo trutta chromosome 20, fSalTru1.1, whole genome shotgun sequence genome:
- the LOC115156073 gene encoding bromodomain adjacent to zinc finger domain protein 2B isoform X3, giving the protein MESGERLASPSSASSSLHITSSTVSSAVYSSAPAPVSAKTPSSKCSLTPSPATLGSPLTTCGDLFRAAGDHHFNMSTVSSAFPIFNHPAFGLYTTSSGHSEFGGLGSLGMSAALAAHSQLGAFPGMGTFPEWWRAAEAQGRGAAAFFPHLLGLPPMFLPQLQQSHDPSPFQARTPSKNGRATAKGVNGAVNGSSVSTVSGVSSTTATTFSTQGNTEKLKGTNNGSGKIRMSHQDMNQVKEKTKEKKLSKKLVEASSNSDSESVSSDISSEGLNSSDSDDLDDDDDDQSNDSDDSNSAKESVKRKIKGLTQSPANSKKKKPRAAESEEARDSRTVLLQKHPDEAFLHSLHYPLHPSPQPPALPQSMALVFQSSRTREEELKQHTSVIQATGRASIKPLALVTQPRREASSSPQPTRPFSLSSSPKSYPLSSSPKPNTVSSSPKPFSLCSSPKPLSSSPKPLSSSPKPLSLSTSSKPPSRSSSPKPPTLSPSHKPKSRTASPKLPTLSDSIKAGGRTFLDETLLHINNFKLKQEHFKQAFPLPLTHQDLFKSPKKKKMAASSSSSLPPPKLSPETLSSHTLPSPHTNNSNLFLATSFLGPHPNGVIHSTVQDAPLALITKPRSTSQSRSTNNKSLLAATSPSFSMPVNLSTRTKEHSSGGMASTSSGLAHRAGKSKAQHKALHKGKDHQTHLVQSLVELFRGTESDIPNSKDSDDSVEDDDDEDDDDDEEDSDDSLSESESNVESDSDDSEDDVKDRNETTAGPEAERTPLKLTKGSSSLLNNTSSGLSASCSPLNLQVIKAAGGLPTPAIVTSSGALAYHSTPSSSSSSSSTLCSTPPGSGKRRRVTDERELRTPLQFGWQRETRIHNVTGRLQGDVAYYAPCGKKIRQYPDVMKYLSRNGISDITRDNFSFSAKIRVGDFYEAREGPQGLQWSLLTEEEVIPRILAMEGRRGRPPNPEHQRTGDQSPRSRRRKGQRPNVGEADFPGATDAKLLRKLEAQEMARQAAQIKMMRKLEQQAMARAAKEARKQQAIMAAEEKRKQKERVKILKQQEKIKRIQQIQMEKELRAQQILETKRKKTEEAANAKIMEAEKRNKEKEMRRQQAVILKHQELERHRLDMERERRRQHMMLMKTMDARKKAEERERLKQEKKDEKRLNKERKLELRRLELEIAKELKKPNEDMCLADHKLLPELSRIPGLFLPGSSFSDCLMVMQFLRSFGKVLGFDVNAHVPNLSVLQEGLLNLGDSMGQVQDLLVRMLSAVVCDPGLPPGHRTKTALGDHLANVGINQDNVSEALQIYMEAHRGETELQTELAEVTASLKTKAFQAHTPAQKASVLAFLVNELSCSKSVVSEIDKNIDHMTNLRRDKWVIEGTLRKLRTIHAKKTGKRDSGVGGEETQSLGTPNPGRKRKRKGGDSEEDEDEDEDSEDQGDEDDEEEEEERGKKGKKVETCEEEDDGDQTASVEELEKQIDKLTKQQSQIRRKLFESSHSLRSMMFGQDRYKRRYWVLPQCGGIFVEGMETGKGAEELERERLRSTELVHVKEEEVERRPEVEGRPGASSLEGSTDGDMATPDKHSLNLFLQKPGSFSKLSKLLEVAKMSPDSDNHSQSCSPVKVSTTVSSPIHPTTQTTLPSSPCAAPSPLCLEVKAEPSTALFSPPYLSGNSSPGKMSSSSQQQQQLQPNDQLLRVLTEKSGHWFSLLPRSPCDESSTTTPPAFSPQSSSTTRPKSPSSLSPNPPATTSASPTTGINNFSLSALQQVKSGVHMMGLPFCGWPGGMMSPTLPFSASLLPPSMLSAAYHHVEGNGNPLLAAASLSSSKSKSPVPAGEKPPSAPPTVVEVAKTQDYPDPLPIPEEMLSGWWRVADMEELRSLVKALHSRGIREKALQKQIQKHMEYIAQACAKNRDVVVIDESELEENGVSEETVESWCVEEQAMEMDIAVLQQVEELERKVTSASLQVKSWMYAEPQSERGDLVYHEHKPFAKLLPAGEEQPAGEKERASGDNSLVRHVNNPLDIAVTRLAELERNIERRYLKSPLSTTVQVKLDNVLGTVTVPAPAPSHNVDGEGGEEGLAPGMKVWRKAVGEVRSAAQLALCIQQLQKSIAWERSIMKVYCQLCRKGDNEELLLLCDGCDKGCHTYCHKPKITTIPDGDWFCPACISKASGQSPENKKQQSRAGAAGGGKRSTEVKRSRTLSSVASADVSEDDAASTSTPKKWSKEPKKRKSLGEESPATNQSKQDSTSPVCGKKAKTATSARDDDKDLNLCRVLLAELEVHQDAWPFLNPVNPKSVPGYKKVIRKPMDFSTIREKLVNSQYLNLETFIIDVNLVFDNCEKFNEDNSDIGRAGHNMRRFFEKRWTELLKQTN; this is encoded by the exons ATGGAGTCTGGAGAGCGGCTGGCCTCCCCATCGTCAGCCTCGTCCTCCCTGCACATCACCTCCTCCACTGTCTCCTCCGCCGTCTACTCCTCAGCCCCTGCCCCTGTCTCGGCCAAGACGCCCTCCTCCAAGTGCAGTCTCACCCCCAGCCCCGCCACCCTGGGCTCCCCTCTCACCACCTGTG GAGACTTGTTTCGGGCGGCGGGCGATCATCATTTCAACATGTCTACGGTCTCAAGTGCCTTTCCCATCTTCAACCACCCAGCGTTTGGTCTGTACACTACCAGCTCAGGGCACTCAGAGTTTGGAGGCCTGGGGTCCTTGGGGATGTCTGCTGCCTTGGCTGCTCACTCCCAGCTAGGAGCCTTTCCAGGTATGGGAACCTTTCCAG AATGGTGGCGGGCAGCTGAGGCTCAGGGGCGtggagctgcagccttcttcCCCCATCTCCTGGGGCTCCCGCCCATGTTCCTACCCCAACTCCAGCAGAGCCACGACCCCAGCCCCTTCCAGGCCCGCACCCCCAGCAAGAACGGACGAGCCACTGCCAAAG GAGTGAATGGAGCAGTGAATGGCAGCAGTGTCTCCACTGTGTCTGGGGTAAGCTCCACCACCGCCACTACGTTCTCAACACAGGGGAACACTGAGAAACTGAAAGGCACCAACAACGGCAGTGGCAAGATCCGCATGAGCCACCAGGACATGAACCAAGTGAAGGAGAAAACGAAAGAGAAA AAACTCAGCAAGAAACTGGTGGAGGCGTCCAGCAACAGTGACAGCGAATCAGTGTCCTCTGATATCTCCAGTGAAGGCTTGAACAGCAGTGACTCAGATGACCTCGACGACGATGACGACGATCAGAGCAACGACAGTGACGATTCTAACTCAGCGAAGGAGAGCGTAAAGAGGAAGATTAAG gGACTGACACAGAGCCCTGCCAACAGCAAGAAGAAGAAACCCCGCGCCGCTGAAAGCGAGGAGGCTCGGGACAGCCGGACTGTTCTGCTTCAGAAACATCCAGACGAGGCCTTTCTCCATTCCCTCCACTACCCGCTCCATCCCTCACCACAGCCCCCAGCGCTGCCCCAGTCCATGGCCCTAGTCTTCCAGAGCTCCAGGACCAGGGAGGAAGAACTGAAGCAACACACCAGTGTGATCCAGGCCACAGGGCGGGCCAGTATTAAACCTTTGGCTCTGGTCACACAACCACGCAGGGAGGCCTCATCCTCTCCTCAACCCACCagacccttctccctctcctcctcacctaaaTCCTACCCCCTTTCTTCCTCACCCAAACCGAACactgtctcttcctctcccaaGCCCTTCTCCCTCTGCTCCTCACCCAAGCCCCTCAGTTCCTCACCCAAGCCCCTCAGTTCCTCACCTAAACCCTTGTCTCTGTCCACCTCATCCAAGCCTCCCTCTCGGTCTTCGTCCCCCAAACCACCCACCCTCTCGCCCTCGCACAAACCCAAATCTCGAACGGCCTCCCCCAAACTCCCCACCCTGTCTGACAGTATTAAGGCGGGCGGCAGAACCTTCTTGGATGAAACCTTGTTACACATCAACAACTTTAAATTGAAACAG GAGCACTTCAAACAGGCCTTCCCTCTTCCACTGACCCATCAGGATCTGTTCAAGAGCCCGAAGAAAAAGAAAATGGCCGCCTCATCATCCTCGTCACTACCACCGCCCAAACTGTCTCCAGAGACCCTGAGCAGTCACACGCTCCCTTCTCCGCATACCAATAACTCCAACCTGTTCCTGGCCACCTCCTTCCTGGGCCCCCACCCCAATGGGGTGATCCATAGCACGGTGCAGGATGCCCCCCTAGCCCTCATCACCAAGCCTCGTAGTACCAGTCAGAGCAGGAGCACCAACAACAAGTCTCTTCTGGCTGCCACCAGCCCGTCCTTCTCCATGCCTGTCAACCTGAGCACTAGAACCAAGGAGCACAGTTCCGGAGGCATGGCCTCTACCTCATCGGGCCTGGCCCACAGAGCTGGGAAGAGCAAGGCCCAGCACAAGGCTCTCCACAAGGGTAAGGATCACCAGACCCACCTGGTGCAGTCCCTGGTGGAGCTGTTCCGGGGCACAGAGTCGGACATCCCCAACAGCAAGGACTCGGACGACTCCGTAGAGGACGATGACGATGAAGATGATGACGACGATGAGGAGGATTCCGACGACAGCCTATCAG AGTCTGAGAGTAATGTGGAGAGCGACTCGGACGACTCTGAGGACGACGTGAAGGACCGCAACGAGACCACCGCGGGCCCGGAGGCAGAGAGGACCCCTCTGAAGCTCACCAAAGGCTCCTCTTCTCTACTCAACAACACCTCCTCCGGCCTCTCAGCCAGCTGCTCCCCTCTCAACCTCCAGGTCATCAAGGCAGCCGGTGGCCTGCCCACCCCAGCCATAGTGACCAGCTCTGGGGCCTTGGCCTACCAcagcaccccctcctcctcctcctcctcctcctccactctctgctCCACTCCACCAG gatcagggaagagaagaagagtgaCAGATGAGAGGGAGCTGCGGACACCTCTACAGTTTGG GTGGCAGAGAGAGACGCGTATCCATAATGTGACGGGCCGTCTGCAGGGAGACGTGGCGTACTACGCTCCGTGTGGGAAGAAGATCCGGCAGTACCCTGATGTCATGAAG TATCTGTCCAGAAATGGAATAAGTGACATCACACGCGATAATTTTAGCTTCAGTGCAAAAATAAGGGTTGGCGACTTCTATGAAGCCAGAGAAGGACCCCAG GGTTTGCAGTGGAGCTTGTTGACCGAGGAGGAGGTGATTCCTCGGATCCTGGCCATGGAGGGGAGGCGCGGGCGTCCCCCCAACCCTGAGCACCAGAGGACGGGTGACCAGAGCCCCCGGTCCAGGCGCAGAAAGGGCCAGCGCCCCAACGTTGGCGAGGCCGACTTCCCAGGCGCTACTGATGCCAAACTTCTACGCAAACTGGAAGCTCAAG AGATGGCTCGGCAGGCAGCCCAGATCAAGATGATGAGGAAACTTGAACAGCAGGCCATGGCACGAGCAGCCAAGGAAGCCAGGAAACAACAAG caatcATGGCTGCTGAGGAGAAGCGGAAACAGAAGGAGCGAGTGAAGATTTTAAAGCAGCAG GAGAAGATCAAGCGCATTCAGCAAATTCAAATGGAGAAGGAGCTCAGAGCGCAGCAGATTCTAGAG ACTAAAAGGAAAAAGACGGAAGAAGCGGCAAATGCCAAAATAATGGAGGCTGAGAAACGAAACAAG GAGAAGGAGATGAGAAGGCAGCAGGCAGTCATTTTGAAGCACCAG GAGTTGGAGAGGCATAGACTAGATATG gAGAGGGAGAGGCGGAGGCAGCACATGATGCTGATGAAGACCATGGACGCCCGTAAGAAAGCAGAG GAGCGGGAGCGCTTAAAGCAGGAGAAGAAGGATGAGAAACGGTTAAACAAGGAGCGGAAATTGGAGCTTAGAAGACTGGAACTGGAAATTGCCAAGGAGCTGAAGAAGCCAAATGAAGACATGTGCTTAGCAGATCACAAG CTTCTCCCGGAGTTATCCCGTATTCCCGGCCTGTTTCTACCGGGAAGCAGCTTCTCTGACTGCCTGATGGTGATGCAGTTCCTGCGGAGCTTTGGGAAGGTGCTGGGCTTCGACGTGAACGCCCATGTCCCCAACCTGAGtgtgctgcaggagggcctgctCAACCTTGGAGACAGCATGGGACAGGTCCAGGACCTGCTGGTACGCATGCTCTCTGCTGTGGTGTGTGACCCAGGACTGCCCCCAGGACACCGG accaagACAGCCCTGGGGGACCACCTGGCTAACGTGGGCATTAACCAGGACAACGTGTCGGAGGCGCTACAGATCTACATGGAGGCTCACCGTGGCGAGACGGAGCTGCAGACCGAGCTGGCGGAGGTTACCGCCAGTCTGAAGACCAAGGCTTTCCAAGCCCACACACCCGCACAGAAGGCCTCCGTCCTGGCCTTCCTTGTCAACGAGCTGTCCTGCAGTAAGAGTGTGGTCAG CGAGATCGACAAGAACATCGATCACATGACCAACCTGAGAAGGGACAAGTGGGTCATCGAGGGCACGCTTCGCAA GCTGAGGACCATCCATGCCAAGAAGACGGGGAAGAGGGACAGCggtgtgggaggagaggagacacagtcCCTGGGTACACCCAACCCCGGGCGCAAGCgcaagaggaaaggaggggacaGCGAGGAGGACGAGGATGAGGACGAGGATAGCGAGGACCAGGGGGATGAAgatgacgaggaggaggaggaggagagagggaagaaggggaAGAAAGTGGAAACCTGCGAGGAGGAG GATGACGGGGACCAGACAGCCAGTGTAGAGGAGCTGGAGAAACAGATCGACAAATTAACCAAG cAACAGAGTCAGATCAGACGGAAGCTGTTTGAGTCGTCCCACTCGTTGCGCTCCATGATGTTCGGCCAGGACCGTTACAAGCGCCGTTACTGGGTGCTGCCACAGTGCGGGGGCATCTTTGTGGAGGGCATGGAGACTGGCAAAG GAGCAGAGGAGcttgagagggagagactgaggagCACAGAGCTGGTCCacgtgaaggaggaggaggtggaaaggAGGCCAGAGGTGGAGGGGAGGCCAGGGGCGTCCAGCCTAGAGGGGAGCACTGACGGGGACATGGCCACGCCAGACAAACACTCCCTCAACCTCTTCCTCCAGAAGCCCGGCTCCTTCTCCAAACTCAGCAAACTCCTGGAGGTGGCCAAGATGTCCCCGGATTCGGACAACCACAGTCAGAGCTGTAGTCCCGTCAAAGTCTCCACCACAGTGTCCTCCCCTATCCACCCTACCACTCAGACTACACTACCCAGCAGCCCCTGTGCAGCTCCCTCTCCGCTGTGCCTGGAGGTGAAAGCGGAGCCTTCCACAGCTCTCTTCAGCCCGCCCTACCTCAGCGGCAACAGCAGCCCAGGGAAGATGTCCTCCAGCtcccaacagcagcagcagctccagcCCAACGACCAGCTGTTAAGGGTGCTGACGGAGAAGAGTGGCCACTGGTTCAGCCTGCTGCCCCGCTCCCCCTGTGACgagtcctccaccaccacccctccggCCTTCTCCCCCCAGTCCTCCTCCActaccaggcccaaatccccctcctccctgtcccctaaTCCCCCAGCCACCACCTCAGCCAGCCCCACCACCGGGATCAATAACTTCTCTTTATCAGCTCTCCAG CAGGTGAAGTCGGGGGTCCATATGATGGGTCTGCCATTCTGTGGCTGGCCCGGTGGCATGATGAGCCCCACCCTGCCCTTCTCTGCCAGTCTTCTTCCACCCTCCATGTTGAGCGCTGCCTACCACCATGTGGAAGGTAATGGCAACCCCTTGCTGGCAGCAGCCAGCCTCTCCAGCAGCAAGAGTAAGTCGCCAGTCCCCGCCGGAGAGAAGCCCCCCTCTGCCCCGCCCACTGTGGTGGAGGTGGCCAAGACCCAAGACTACCCCGACCCACTACCCATCCCAGAGG agATGCTGTCAGGCTGGTGGAGAGTGGCAGACATGGAGGAGTTGAGGAGCCTGGTCAAGGCCTTGCACAGCAGAGGTATCAGAGAGAAAGCCCTGCAGAAACAGATCCAGAAACACATGGAGTACATTGCCCAGGCCTGCGCCAAGAACAGAGATG TGGTGGTGATTGATGAGTCTGAGCTGGAGGAGAACGGGGTGAGCGAGGAGACTGTGGAGAGCTGGTGTGTGGAGGAGCAGGCCATGGAGATGGACATCGCTGTGCTGCAGCAggtggaggagctggagaggaaggTCACCTCGGCCAGCCTCCAGGTCAAG agTTGGATGTATGCGGAGCCCCAGTCAGAGCGAGGGGACCTGGTCTACCATGAACACAAGCCCTTCGCTAAGCTGCTTCCAGCCGGGGAGGAGCAGCCtgcaggggagaaggagagggccaGTGGCGACAACAGCCTGGTGCGGCACGTCAACAACCCGCTAGATATAGCTGTAACACGGCTGGCCGAGCTGGAGAGGAACATCGAGCGAAGGTACCTGAAGAGCCCCTTAAGTACCACCGTTCAGGTCAAACTGGATAATGTGCTGGGTACGGTCACTGTCCCTGCTCCCGCACCATCCCATAATGTTGATGGTGAAGG GGGGGAAGAGGGGCTGGCCCCGGGCATGAAGGTGTGGCGCAAGGCCGTGGGCGAGGTCCGCAGCGCTGCCCAGCTGGCTCTCTGCATCCAGCAGCTCCAGAAGTCCATCGCATGGGAGAGATCGATCATGAAAGTG TACTGCCAGTTGTGTCGAAAGGGGGATAATGAGGAACTGCTCTTACTCTGTGATGGCTGTGACAAAGGCTGCCACACGTACTGCCATAAACCCAAGATCACCACAATACCTGACGGTGACTGGTTTTGTCCTGCTTGCATATCGAAG GCGAGCGGTCAATCCCCCGAGAATAAGAAGCAGCAGAGCCGAGCGGGAGCAGCCGGAGGAGGGAAGAGAAGCACCGAGGTAAAACGGAGCAGGACGCTGTCGTCCGTAGCCAGCGCAGACGTCTCCGAGGACGATGCTGCCAGCACCAGCACTCCAAAGAAATGGAGCAAAGAGCCCAAAAAGAGGAAGAGCCTAGGAGAGGAGAGCCCAGCCACAAACCAGTCCAAACAGGACAGTACTAGTCCTGTCTGTGGGAAGAAGGCTAAGACGGCGACGTCGGCCAGAGACGACGATAAGGATCTGAACTTGTGCAG GGTGCTACTGGCTGAGCTGGAGGTTCACCAGGATGCCTGGCCCTTCCTGAACCCTGTCAACCCCAAATCTGTCCCCGGCTACAAGAAAGTCATCAGGAAACCCATGGACTTCTCCACTATCCGAGAGAAACTCGTTAACAGCCA GTACTTGAACCTGGAGACGTTTATCATCGACGTCAACTTGGTTTTTGATAACTGTGAAAAGTTCAACGAAGATAATTCGGACATTGGGCGAGCAGGACACAACATGAGGAGGTTTTTTGAGAAGAGATGGACTGAGCTGTTAAAACAAACCAACTAG